The following proteins come from a genomic window of Crassostrea angulata isolate pt1a10 chromosome 1, ASM2561291v2, whole genome shotgun sequence:
- the LOC128172495 gene encoding uncharacterized protein LOC128172495, protein MGHNIPLLVLTVINPIVYAVATIFNALSGDVGVKLGIFKNGTGTISNKYQVNITPAGWMFSIWGVIYVWEAVWIVYTIVNLFRKTSSGPLYCNPTLLPWTFFVCFMVNMCLNLSWILLFDREHMIVAFVVLFFIAFTLYVCMFISYRHLDKNIEFLKKDGRKMDIWCIRIMVQNGLGVYATWTTIATLLNMAIVMIYEGNPRIANDDASTVALSILVVELLGYTFVDLAFLDRYTRYTVTPFCVVPMALGASLAKNYKAGSRNSILTIVMVVLALLCLGAKVFFLIWRELRSPTKSVRITDSDEDLRKEKAAVV, encoded by the exons ATGGGTCACAACATTCCTTTGTTAGTGCTAACTGTCATTAACCCGATAGTATACGCGGTGGCAACAATATTCAACGCTTTATCCGGAGATGTGGGAGTCAAACTAG ggATCTTCAAAAACGGCACGGGTACTATTTCCAATAAATACCAGGTAAATATTACCCCCGCTGGATGGATGTTCAGTATCTGGGGGGTGATCTACGTGTGGGAGGCGGTCTGGATCGTCTACACCATCGTCAACTTGTTCCGGAAGACTTCCTCCGGCCCCCTGTACTGTAACCCCACCCTCCTTCCCTGGACATTCTTCGTCTGTTTCATGGTCAACATGTGCCTGAATCTGTCCTGGATCCTCCTCTTTGACAGAGAACACATGATCGTCGCTTTCGTCGTCCTGTTTTTCATCGCCTTCACTCTGTACGTCTGCATGTTTATTTCATACCGCCATCTTGACAAGAACATCGAGTTTCTCAAGAAAGACGGCAGGAAGATGGACATCTGGTGTATCCGCATCATGGTACAGAATGGCCTCGGCGTGTACGCTACCTGGACCACCATTGCCACTCTCCTCAACATGGCGATCGTCATGATCTACGAAGGCAACCCACGGATAGCCAACGATGACGCCAGCACCGTGGCTCTTTCCATTCTAGTGGTCGAGCTCTTGGGATACACCTTTGTAGATCTTGCTTTCCTGGACCGTTATACACGTTACACCGTCACCCCGTTCTGCGTGGTGCCCATGGCCCTGGGGGCGAGTCTGGCCAAGAACTACAAGGCCGGGTCCAGAAACTCTATCCTGACTATTGTTATGGTCGTTTTGGCGCTGTTGTGTCTGGGAGCCAAAGTGTTCTTTTTGATTTGGCGCGAACTGAGGAGCCCAACGAAATCCGTCAGAATTACAGACTCCGATGAGGATCTGAGGAAAGAAAAGGCGGCCGTCGTTTAA
- the LOC128172445 gene encoding ubiquitin carboxyl-terminal hydrolase 44-like, giving the protein MDNCKHLNTIKKWNHSILNPQKWMCYVCGTTESVWACLSCPSVACGRFNEEHALKHFQETQHPLCLEVNEKYVYCYQCDDYVLNDNVSGDLKVLRSALSAIATQSFTDVESRGRRLLRSYSHTAVVSPSTADEDDKNITADFHRKQVLLRKSFSAWRQHTQEERILRKQRTPTKRKRELSLTWSPVIKRRTLIPGLTGLRNLGNTCYLNSVLQVLSHLEEFRDFFRKQIQPTPSRVTSPESSPHSLIGRRSTSTPMTLSPRPPHSFYSKSAKLFKRQTTMECFEHLMTPEKSPPTPVKERTGGLHGGSQMVTPVKGKPLPTMEKEDFRSNISLCQELNGLFRVLWSGRWAQVSPHGFLQAVWQRIPTFKGHAQQDAQEFLCELIDKVQNEMHDLDLFDAVSDMFQGQLVSQVKCLVCKNVSETRESFMDLSLEFPHRYQFTSINARIAQDICHITEMLYKFTEEETLEGKIYRCEKCNARRKSKSSSQTYSEAHKRLLLKKLPNVLRLHLKRFRWSGRNHREKISTQVAFDEVLDIKPLCDKSEVEGEESYTYNLMGVIIHHGRGFGSGHYTACCWNAEANSWVNCNDSKVKLCSKEDVLLSQAYILVYTKTVLAQLSPLISSEPSTDSTYSTESSNSADDSFSRKVDDDITFNFKSPLTEETAVKSLKRSHDLHALQQEHRIIKRRRSNIW; this is encoded by the exons ATGGATAACTGTAAACACTTAAATACTATTAAGAAATGGAACCATTCAATTTTGAATCCTCAGAAGTGGATGTGTTATGTGTGTGGGACCACAGAGAGTGTATGG GCCTGCCTTAGTTGTCCAAGTGTAGCCTGTGGGAGATTTAATGAGGAACATGCcctcaaacattttcaagaaACACAG CATCCCCTTTGCCTTGAGGTCAATGAGAAATATGTTTATTG CTACCAGTGTGATGACTATGTCCTCAATGACAATGTGTCTGGCGATCTGAAGGTGCTCAGAAGTGCCCTCAGTGCTATAGCCACCCAGTCCTTCACAGACGTAGAGTCCCGGGGTAGGAGACTGCTCCGCTCATACTCCCACACAGCTGTTGTCTCACC GTCAACAGCAGATGAAGATGACAAGAATATAACAGCAGATTTCCATAGAAA GCAGGTGTTGCTCAGAAAGTCTTTTTCTGCATGGCGACAGCACACACAAGAGGAAAGGATTCTCAGG aagCAAAGGACGCCAACAAAACGGAAACGTGAGTTGTCCTTGACATGGAGCCCCGTCATCAAACGGAGGACATTAATCCCAGGATTGACAGGACTCCGTAACCTTGGCAACACATGCTATCTAAACTCTGTTCTCCAGGTCTTAAG CCACTTGGAGGAATTCCGAGACTTTTTTCGCAAGCAGATTCAGCCAACACCAAGTAGAGTGACTTCCCCTGAGAGCAGCCCCCATTCTTTGATCGGTCGACGATCCACCTCCACGCCCATGACTCTCTCACCCAGACCGCCTCACAGTTTCTACTCCAAGTCTGCTAAATTATTTAAACGTCAAACCACTATGGAATGTTTTGAG CATTTGATGACACCTGAGAAAAGTCCACCGACCCCTGTCAAGGAGAGGACAGGGGGACTGCATGGAGGCTCACAAATGGTCACACCTGTGAAGGGAAAACCCCTCCCAACTATGGAAAAGGAAGATTTCAGAAGTAACAT CTCCCTGTGCCAGGAATTGAACGGACTGTTCAGAGTGTTGTGGTCCGGGCGGTGGGCCCAGGTCAGCCCCCACGGATTCCTTCAAGCAGTGTGGCAGAGGATCCCGACCTTCAAAGGCCACGCTCAACAGGATGCTCAGGAATTCCTCTG TGAATTGATTGATAAAGTTCAGAATGAAAtgcatgaccttgacctttttgATGCAGTGTCAGATATGTTTCAAGGTCAACTAGTAAGCCAg GTGAAGTGCCTGGTCTGTAAAAATGTCTCAGAAACAAGGGAATCGTTCATGGACCTCTCCCTGGAATTCCCACACCGGTACCAGTTCACAAGTATAAATGCGAGAATTGCTCAGGACATCTGTCACATCACTG AAATGTTGTACAAGTTTACTGAAGAAGAGACTTTAGAAGGGAAAATTTATCGCTGTGAAAAATGCAATG CTCGCAGAAAGTCAAAATCATCAAGCCAGACTTATTCAGAGGCTCACAAAAGACTACTGCTGAAGAAACTGCCAAATGTGTTAAGACTTCACCTCAAAAGATTCAG ATGGTCGGGCAGGAACCATCGGGAGAAGATCTCCACACAGGTGGCCTTTGATGAAGTCCTGGACATAAAACCTTTATGTGATAAGTCAGAGGTTGAGGGGGAAGAGAGTTACACTTATAACTTGATGGGGGTCATAATCCACCACGGGCGGGGCTTTGGGAGTGGTCACTACACCGCCTGCTGCTGGAACGCCGAGGCTA ATTCCTGGGTGAACTGCAATGATTCCAAAGTGAAGCTCTGCTCAAAGGAAGATGTGCTGTTGAGTCAGGCCTACATCCTTGTGTACACCAAAACTGTCCTGGCACAGTTGTCTCCTCTTATCTCCTCTGAACCAAGTACTGACTCTACATACTCCACTGAATCTAGTAATTCTGCAGATGACAGTTTCTCTCGGAAAGTGGACGATGACATTACGTTTAATTTCAAGTCGCCTTTGACTGAAGAAACAGCAGTGAAATCCCTAAAGCGAAGCCATGATTTACATGCTCTACAGCAGGAACACAGAATTATCAAGAGGCGGAGATCAAATATTTGGTAG